The DNA segment CGCAGCATCACGACCGCTTCATGGCCCCGTGCCTCGAAGCCGAGCTGTCCTATCTCGATGTCTTCCGCCAGCGGGAGAGCCGCCGGGGCGGCATCGGCACCGCCCATCCCGATACGATCGCCGGCCCGTGGCGTAAGGCGGTTCCGGCACAGGCTGGGTTGCCCGCACTCCATGTCGGTCCCGGCGCTCCGGGCGCTTCGATCACGGTGGGCAAGACCCTCGCCGATTGCGCGACCAAATGGCAGGAGAACCGACGCCTCGCGAAGAAGCAGGTCAGGCCGGAATATCTGCGGGAGATGAAGCACACCATCTCCGACTTCACCGCGCATGCCAAAGTCAAGGATATCGGCGAGATCAGGCGCAAGCACGTGCTCGCCTACCGCGATCATCTCGGCTCGGCGCACGACTATGCGATCCAGACCATCAACAAGAAGGTCGGTTTCATCTCCTCGCTGATGGCGACGGCCTTGAACGCGGGATGGGTCGAGACGCCGCTCGGCAAGGAGATCTATCTGGAAATCCCCGAGGACGAGGATCGTCGCGAGCCCTACAGCGACGCCGAGCTCAAGCGCATCTTCGCTCACCCGATCTTCACGCAGAGCAAGCGGTTCACGAAGGTCAAGGCCTGCGCGGAACTGCAGTTCTGGCTGCCGCTGATCGCCTGCCTGCACGGGATGATCAGTTCCGAGATCATCCAGCTTGGCCCCGACAGCATCATGCCTCACCCCGATGCTCCGGATGTCCTCTGCTTCGTGGTGACCAATGCGGGAGACCGCCGCGTCAAGACCCTGGCCCGCCGCCGCTGGGTTCCGATCCGGCGCGAACTTCTCGACCTCGGCCTGCGCGATCTCGTCGAGGCGGCCCGTACCGGTGGGCAGACGTTCCTGTGGTCGGCGATGGTGACGCACGACAATGACGTCACGCGCGTATCGGGATACTTCTCGTCATTCTGGGCCGACTTTTCCCGCAAGGATCTGGAGATCGCAAGCGAGGGTACGACGCT comes from the Bosea sp. (in: a-proteobacteria) genome and includes:
- a CDS encoding DUF6538 domain-containing protein, whose amino-acid sequence is MADDDVPVANHLTTRSGVCQYVRRVPEDLLGTFAFARVQLSLKTRDQRIAREKALALDLEWDRRFAEARQRRGLASAADQLPSTDTSGWSWEDWDALARWFGASLLEDDWRERLRQVRGAAFAAVPDISDLPRRSNVDVKEHFTRERRLRTMTIADYAAERSGFVQAYVRRLGVSLSRTSQHHDRFMAPCLEAELSYLDVFRQRESRRGGIGTAHPDTIAGPWRKAVPAQAGLPALHVGPGAPGASITVGKTLADCATKWQENRRLAKKQVRPEYLREMKHTISDFTAHAKVKDIGEIRRKHVLAYRDHLGSAHDYAIQTINKKVGFISSLMATALNAGWVETPLGKEIYLEIPEDEDRREPYSDAELKRIFAHPIFTQSKRFTKVKACAELQFWLPLIACLHGMISSEIIQLGPDSIMPHPDAPDVLCFVVTNAGDRRVKTLARRRWVPIRRELLDLGLRDLVEAARTGGQTFLWSAMVTHDNDVTRVSGYFSSFWADFSRKDLEIASEGTTLYSFRHAFQDQLSRAGHADEVKKALMGHAEGGMTKRYGTKRKPRVVNIGELDEAVQGIDWAFLSTVSHTA